One genomic window of Mercenaria mercenaria strain notata chromosome 2, MADL_Memer_1, whole genome shotgun sequence includes the following:
- the LOC128555396 gene encoding uncharacterized protein LOC128555396, whose product MNFVLLFLFVAFASAERGGILLPDGNILYFESVKNLTDNTEILTFGAKRLPGHLNGIKFHDFNTGYIASKLIDHGVCLISAIKYWKPTYITQRLVKNPPVVYHTVTQMPMTKSEIVATAGAKIASFCDDYVSHMLLESNGHHAKTRAQIQALADNCKCQSSSIPTRELSAGQVLP is encoded by the exons ATGAACTTTGTGTTGCTGTTTTTGTTTGTGGCGTTTGCAAGTGCTGAG AGAGGTGGAATATTATTGCCAGATGgaaacattctttattttgaGTCGGTAAAGAATTTGACGGACAACACAGAAATCCTTACATTTGGTGCAAAGAGGCTGCCTGGTCATTTGAATGGAATCAAATTTCATGACTTCAACACC GGTTATATTGCATCCAAACTGATTGACCACGGCGTATGCCTTATTTCTGCGATAAAATACTGGAAGCCAACATATATTACCCAGAGG CTTGTGAAAAACCCACCAGTAGTGTACCACACTGTAACTCAAATGCCAATGACGAAGTCAGAAATAGTCGCAACTGCTGGAGCGAAAATTGCGTCCTt ctgtGATGATTACGTATCACATATGTTGCTGGAGTCCAACGGACATCATGCAAAGACAAGGGCACAAATACAAG CGCTGGCGGACAATTGCAAGTGTCAATCGAGTTCGATACCGACAAGAGAACTTTCTGCAGGTCAGGTGCTTCCGTAG